The Lottiidibacillus patelloidae DNA window GATAGTGAACTAACTGTTGCGCTTTTGATATCATGGTTAAATTGTGTGAAATTCCAATTATCTATTTTAGTTTTTTCCGGTTTAGGTAGTGGAAGTGTTTCCGCTCCTTGAATACCACGATCTCGGAGATCAGTTAGCCAGCTCGGCTCATTGTTCTTCTTTGAAAGCTCCGAAACGTATGCTGCGTCGTATTGATTTTTTGTATCTAATGACATAATAATCCTCCTTACCGCTTACGCTTCTTGTCCTACTGTTTCATCTTCAATGCCGAGTTCTTCTTTCACCCAATCGTATCCTTCTGCTTCTAAACGATGTGCTAATTCTGCACCACCAGATTTAACAATACGACCTTGCATCATTACATGAACGTGGTCAGGAGTAATGTAGTTTAATAAACGTTGATAGTGAGTAATAATTAAGCAACCGAAGTCATTGCCACGCATAGCATTTACTCCATTTGAAACTAATTTTAATGCATCGATATCTAAACCAGAGTCAATTTCATCTAAAATTGCAAACTTCGGCTCAATCATCATCATTTGAAGAATTTCATTACGCTTCTTTTCTCCACCTGAAAATCCTTCATTTAAATAACGTTGTGAAAAAGACTCATCCATTTCTAATTCAGCCATTTTCTCATCCATTTTACGGATAAACTTCATTAATGAAATTTCATCGCCTTCTTCGCGACGTGCGTTAATTGAAGAACGCAAGAAGTCAGCATTAGTTACACCTGAAACTTCACTTGGATATTGCATTGCTAAAAATAGACCAGCTTTTGCACGCTCATCTACTTCCATTTCTAAGATATCTTCGCCATCAACGAATACTTTACCTGAAGTAACTTCATAACGTGGGTGACCCATAATCGCTGAAGCTAACGTAGATTTACCTGTACCGTTAGGCCCCATGATTGCATGGATTTCTCCACCTTTTATTTCTAAATTAAATCCTTTAATAATTTCTTTACCATCAATTGAAACATGAAGATCTTCAATCTTTAAATGTGGTGTTGTCATTCCAATACCTCCATAACATCTTTATACATTATTTTAAATAGATTTCCTATTTGTCCATTCTCAATCTATTCTCATTCTAATCTTATACTATATTAAAACTGTAAGCAACAGATTGAAATTATTATTAACAATAAGGATAGTTTTAGCTATATGTAATCCCTTTAAACTTCGAAAAATAAGAAAAAACCAGTTAAAAAACTGGTTTTTCCTTTTATAAACCAATACGGTTAAATACATTGCGTTCTAATTCGGAAACAATTTGGCGGCTTTTTTTATAGTCTTGTTCGCGTTCTCGCTCCACTTGCATTCGGACATCCAACTTTTGCTTGTACTCCTCATATCCAAATCCATGTGTTTGATGCATAGCTTTCTCCATATCACCTGTGTAATTCAGGTCAAGATCGCTGATAGCGAATCAATCCTTTCTTGTCTTTATATTTAATACATAAATATACTAACACGCTCCAATTTTTACCACAAACAGGAAT harbors:
- the sufC gene encoding Fe-S cluster assembly ATPase SufC, whose amino-acid sequence is MTTPHLKIEDLHVSIDGKEIIKGFNLEIKGGEIHAIMGPNGTGKSTLASAIMGHPRYEVTSGKVFVDGEDILEMEVDERAKAGLFLAMQYPSEVSGVTNADFLRSSINARREEGDEISLMKFIRKMDEKMAELEMDESFSQRYLNEGFSGGEKKRNEILQMMMIEPKFAILDEIDSGLDIDALKLVSNGVNAMRGNDFGCLIITHYQRLLNYITPDHVHVMMQGRIVKSGGAELAHRLEAEGYDWVKEELGIEDETVGQEA